CGAGTGGCTCCAGTCCTGTCCGTTCGATGTGCACACATAAACCAGATCGCCCACGACGAGCGGGGAACTGTTGGAGGCGTTGTGAGGGAATACGCCCAGTTCATCCATCATGTCGTATTTCCAGATAATATCCGCGTCTTTGGGGCCGATCTTGGCCTTCTTGGGGTTGCCCGGTCCGACGAAGTATTGCGCCTCATCCTGGAAGGGGCCGTCGTTGCCATTGGCCATGCCATGGACATCCAGACATAGCACCTCGCAGCGGCTCGTGACGACATAGACCCGATCTCCCTCGACGGTCGGCGAAGAGAGCAAGCCGAGGTTTTCCCAGTCGTTGACCTTGCCCGATGCGAGTTTGGGGACAACCAACTGCCAGAGGAATTCGCCGGTCTTTTCCTCAAAGACCATCAAGATGCTGCGGTCCCCTTGATGTTGAGGATCGCGCGGCGAATCGTTGTTAGTGCCGATGAAGACCTTGCCGCCGGCGACCGTCGTGTTGCCGTAGCTCTGGGAGCCAAGCTTGGCCACATAGCGCACGTTCTTGGTGGTTTGGAGATCAATGTCCTCGGTGCCGGACTTGAACTTGCCGGCTTCAACACGATCCGGCAGGCCTTTGGCGGGCGAGTACATGTTCCGGCCCAGAGTATGGCCGCCCCATTGGGGCCAGTCTTCGGCAATTGAAATCAGGCCGCACAGCATCAATGCGGCGGTGAGGATTTGGAACTTCTTCATGAGGGGGGTGGTTTTTCGTTGAGAGTTAGAGCAGATGTTCTTTCAGAGAGCAGTTGAAGAGGCCTCGTCGTCAGCGTATTGGGCATGGAAATGCGGAGGCAGATGGTCCCGTGGATTGATGCGTATCGTGATGCCAAAGAATCTCGAAATGACCGGCATCGTGGTTCAATTCGGCGTCACGCTCACGTTGTCAATGTAAGCCCGCATGTCCTGCGGCGAGAAGCCAAACAGGCCCGGCGAACCGTTCCGATGCGCATGCGCGTGCGGCGCCTCCAGGGTCCACGCTTCCGGCTCCGGATCCCCGCGTTTCCAGGCTTTGGCGCGGACGACGCCCGAACCATCCGCCGCCACATCCACTCGCGCTTTCAACGTGTACCAGACATTGGGTTGCCAGCGGAAGTTCGACGGCGCTTCTTTGGCTGGCACGCAGAGGCGCTCTTCATTGGAGGTCACTTGCAGCTTTTGGGCGTTGCCTTGCAGCACGATCATATACCGCTGGTTGATCAGTCCAACCTCCGACATCTTCAGGACCCGGTCCCCGCGCATCCGGCCCTCGCTCATCACGTCCGCCTGGATCGTGTAATTC
This sequence is a window from Verrucomicrobiota bacterium. Protein-coding genes within it:
- a CDS encoding DUF4160 domain-containing protein, which translates into the protein MPVISRFFGITIRINPRDHLPPHFHAQYADDEASSTAL